Sequence from the Numida meleagris isolate 19003 breed g44 Domestic line chromosome 2, NumMel1.0, whole genome shotgun sequence genome:
CAAATGTCCCAATAATTATTTAAGACAAATGTATTTGCAGTCTTTGCTTCTGAGTGTAGCCCAAGGCCGCAGCCCTTTTGTGACAGAACAAAGTGTGGAAAGTGTCTGCTTAGATGAGATGTAGTGTGACTTCTCGAGCCATGTCTAGCACAAAGCTGCTGCTATCACCATCCGTCCTGCCAGCTGGGTATAAACTCGCTGTCACCTTCCCCTTGTCACAGACTTCACTGTGAAacagcagcctggctgtgaaGGACTGGCAGTGAGATTCCAATAACTCTCATCTGGCCGTGGTGGGAGAGAACCTGAAATTAGTGCATTCAGATTTAAAATCTGTTATAAAATCTGAGTAATATTTTAGGGCATAAATTTTGTAGCTCTGGCAGTCCAGATTCATGAGATTAAAGTGGAAGGGGTGAAGGAAGGGAATCATTCCTACAGTATGGGGAAACCTGGCTATATGTAGAGTTTGGCATGCTGTCATGAACTGTTGGGCTGGGCAAAGCAAAGGGACTGTGTAGTAGTAGGCACTGTGTGTGCGAGTTGTCACGGGACTGATGCTAAAGTGTGTACCATCCAAGGGGAACACAGAGCTGTTACAATCCATGCAGGACTCATGCTGTGTCCAATCAGATATCCATCTTTCCTGCTGTCTGCTTCCCAAGTTTAGCCAGTGTCTTATCTACAGGGAAGAGTAtaagaaaggagaagagttAAAATTTTATCCAAAtgtttatgtaaatatttcctTGAATATTTATACGTGCACCAAATCTGCCTCAGAATATTTCTCAGACTCCAGTGCTGTTTCTCTTGGGCCCTCCTTAGCCACAGTTCATGTTTCTGTACAACCTTGCTTGCAATGGCTTTGTGCAGGATAAAAGAACTGAATGATTGTTCCTGAATATCCTCAGACAAGTAgttaaattaatattattataatttgtgtattttcatttctaactCTCAAAATATCACTTGTAGCTCTGGCTATGCCTTTAagttaatattaaataaatttatactTAGCCTTTGTGGATTTAAACCTGAAGTTTCAAGGATCACTAGTATGATGTTTGTAAGAATGTTTGTGTAACTCCGGATTAGTAACAGAACACatggttttgaaaaaaattaattatataaaCATGGATTAATTATGCAGAAGCAACTGCACATACCTTGGGTTATTGCTCTAGATCTGGGCTGAGGTGTGGGAGTGATAATCACTGTGGTTATGAAATGggtttttttaatccattttcaTTTGAGATCTCAGTTTGAATTTTATAGCACATTTCACTTTGATTAAAAGATACTGTTACTTAACTTCATTTACATTGGAAGGATGATCAGTTGATAGCATCGGTTGATACCAtactgatttcttaaaaaaaaaaatacaaacaaaatagcCAACACCTTCAAATGTATTAGTTTAATGTTCTTGCCTCTGGAAGCCAGGAACCCAGAGCATGATCTTTCAACACTGATATCAGAGTCTGCTTTTCTGGTGACTTCTCAGCATCTCTGAGTTGTAGAACAGAAGCATTCTGATCACGTCAGTTCTAATCTGATGTGTTAAGGGgtcatgaaaaatgtaaaaacgGTGTGCGCAGGTGAGTCTTTCACATGTGCAAACCTGAGACCCAAAATCTGAGTTCAAATAGCACTAATCCACAGTAAAGATTTGTGAGGATTTagtagtaaaaaatatatagtcaCTACTAGTGAAAAATCTGATGGGCCCCTGGGTTAAGTAATTCACGTTAATCCTCTGAAGGTAAACAAATCCTTCTCTATCCTTTTCCAGGTTAAGAGATTAAGAAGTGTAATGTTGATATAACATTTCATTATATTTAGGTCTaaggatatttttaataatctccTAAGAACACCAACAAGTGAAGACACAAAGgtattctgtgaagaaaatattgtacTGGATTATTTACATTAGATGGAAAGTTCTAgactttttatttgaaagatattcattctctttcttttgtagGTGGCTGGTGCTGGGTATTGCCATGGCACGGTTTTATATCCAGAGAGGAACACACAGAGGCTTATTCAGAAGCGTGCAAAAGATACTTAAATTTTTCCAGACATTTGCTTTGCTTGAGGTAAATTTTAAACATCCGTTTATTTAACTGGATGCTGTGTATCATATGCAAATACATTATTAACCTGAATTTAATATCAAAATATTATGTGAGTACTGGAAGCTGTCTTACCTTTATTATTTGAttatagtttttcttttcttttcttttcttttcttttcttttcttttcttttcttttcttttcttttcttttcttttcttttcttttcttttcttttcttNNNNNGAGCAAGGAAATTTGAAGCAAATGAGCACCCTTTTTGAAACGTAACTCTAATATTGGTTTTAAATCAGATATTCTCTGGTTACTGCATTGCTTCTGCTTATTCCCAGGCTGGATTGGCATGTCCCATATAACTCCTTGCAACAGGGTTTGTACAAGTTGTTCAGAGCATTCCTGAAACAGTATGACTTGGGTCAGTCGTGCACTTGTGGTCTCAGTTTATGGTACATCTACAGAATGAAGCTATTGGGTATACTGAGCAGTTATGATTCTTTTCCGGGCACAGCAAAGAGCTCTTATCTACATTTTGGCTCTTTTTCTCAATCTGCCCATAACATCTGTTGTTCAAGCAGCTATTTAAAACCACATGGCCAGCTGTCATAGGCTTTTATGCTATTAAACTTTCACAATAATAATTCCACTTGAATCCATTGCAATAATTAAAAGCACTCTATTTGCTAAACATCACTgaccagaaaataaatctgaagatTTGTAGCTATAATTAGCAAAATGATAATAGTTAATTAATCCATAACGAATACGGAAGATTGTaaaattgctttgcattttgcatGCCTTGTATGACTCCTTCCACATTgttctgtaaaattatttgGGTAAGATAATGGAAGTTTACcagttgaaaaaataaacactttgtAAGTACCTAAATATTCAACCTataaaatttggaaaataaatctctcattttcagtgtttacaCTGAACCCATCACAGCGCTGGTTGCTGGTGCTTTtatgtatatttcttttaaagatgctgaaatgttagttggaggaaaaaaaacccataaaaatTAAGCCTAAGTTTATCTAAATACATAAAAGCCCATGTTTGTAGTGCTGATAGTAACGTACTGTAAATCAGTAACctttaacttatttttgtttacagGTAGTCCACTGTGCAGTTGGTGAGTTCTTCCTTTAGTTTCTCCTGAAGCAATTGAAACATCAATTGTGGAGCAGAGATAAcatgtttctcttttcaagGAATAGTTCACACATCTGTGCTTGTGACTGGGGTCCAAGTGAGTTCAAGAATCTTCATGGTGTGGTTCATTGCGCATAGTATAAAACAGGTATGTGCGTGAGCAAATTGGTTTTAGTTTTTACTAAGGAATTATTAATAAAGTTCTCTTTTCACCTGGGAGGCAAATTTAGGAATTAATGAGATTCATACACAGAATACTTACATACTTGAGTGCAGTTCAGAAGTTGGAGTTACAGTACTGAATTCATGTGCTTCTACACAGGAGCCTGGGTCTAGGTTTTAGCTGTTAAACAGCAGTGTCTGTGGCATCGTGCCGGCTGCGGTCTGCATGAGTGAGATCAATGACTGTAATCCTTTGATTCACCTGCAAATGTACCATGGTGTTACCTGTTCCCTTTCAATAACTTATCTCTTACTGAATGAATCTAAGTGAAAATATGTCTTGAATTAACTTGAATATACATGGTTGTaattttgcaatttattttaggAACATTCTCAAGATTTTAATGTTATGGTAATATCAGTATTTGATAGCCTGCATACTGtattgttttcactgaaaatatatcAAGTTTTACAGCATGCCAGAGGCACGCGTAAGGTCCTGAATAAATGTTGGTGATTTATTTGCCTGGCTGTAGGTGTTTATTGTAAATCTAGTGATTTGTTGCATACAGCTTGGAGTAGGACAtgcattctgctttctgtgaaggGCATGTAAGAATTCAGTGGTAGATTTTGAGGTTGCACTCGCGAATTTCTTTAGATTTAAAAAGCTGAGCCATTAAACTGTCTCACCAGCAGATGGCATACGCCTTTCTGCCAATGAGAGACCATAATTATTGCCTCGGTTGTCAAATCCCTTAATTTCAGTTCACATCAAACTTTTTCTCTAcacttcatcttttcctttcctattgttttttttttttttaacacaaaatacacctttctgagctttttttttttttctttttgtttaagttaggcattttcagtgctttcatttttttcttaaggaaaaaatatcaattattaacttttttttaatattgaatatTTACACAAATGCTGGAATATAGCACTGCTTTTtgccacttttttttatttgcagtgcAGTAGTAAATCTTTAGCACATCCAGTCATTTCTCTTGTTTCCTCGGTCTTCATTACAGTAGGTCAAGCTGTGTCCAAGGAAACTACATCTAAATGTATGGCTGATTGCATTTCACGCTGTTATTGCTTAGCAGGCATGAGAGTTCAGGGTCATGCTAGGTGGTGAGAGGCATGTTAGTGATAATAGCCAGACCCAGATCTCTGTACTTGACTGGAGATTTGCAAGGCAACAAATAGGAATTCTCTGCATACTTATTTAAAGCACTTCTGTTTGGATTCAGCACTGTGGCACGAATCCAAGTTTGGGTTATCAATGTTTGTCTGTAATCACAGGAGGTTAAGAACAACCtaattctgtcttttcctttgcttatcTGTTTGTGGTTGCTGCTAGTTTGTGAGTTTGGAGATATTCTTCTATCTCCTTTCTATTTTGTTGATGTTTGTGAGACCCTTTTACTGAAGGTGCATCTTCTTTGCCTGACACACAGAGGGTGCAAAGTTATGAGATGATGATCACTTACATCTTTATGATGTATTAAGCTTTGTCACCAtgtagtattttatttaaaaaaaaagcaatttcctttttttttgtcattttaacaaaatttgTGTTACTTTATTTCAAGATATCTCTGGTGCTTTTCAACCTTCAGGCATGGAATTATATTACaaaattcccccccccccccttttaaagaaaattacttttaaacCACATTAACTTGCATGTAATTCTTCTCAGAATGTAGTGCTTGTAATAGATCTCCATGTGCCTTCTTTGAATTTGAGgacttctgtttatttgttcaCTTAGAGTGAAAAAGAATTGATGTTTTGAAGCAGCAGATAAACACGCTACCTACTGCTGGGGCAGTTTAATGACTCAGAATGTAAATCTTGAACAGGAGAGTTGAGTAATTTTACTCCAAACTCCTGATGTACCAATGACTCTTCACCGAGTGATCATCTGTTTTCCAACTCGTTGACTATCTTGCAGCCTGATTTGATCTTCTGCTACTAAGTTCAGTTAGTAGACTAAACAATTCCTTTTGTCTAAAATTTCATGGAGACACAGATTACATAAAAGTAAGAGAAAGTCTAGGAGATAGACAGTGGAGAAATGTGGAATGGGTAAAAGCTGATCATAAAAAGAATATATCTTAAgtagtattttcattttgctctttcGAGGAGTAATAAACAAGCGAGTGAAGACAATTGAAGAGAGAAACGTAGCATAGTGAAAGTGTAgataaaaagaaggaataagTTCAAATatagttctgtttttttaaatttgcactATGGATAAAGATTGCTCAGTTTGCAAAGTGTCTGTATGTTAGTAAATACATACGATAAGGAACACCTCATAGTGATTGTTTCAGCACGTCACCTTTATGCCAAAATTGTCTTTCTTTACAAGATGTTAGTTCTGTTCCATATATCTTAAACAGAAGACTGTTGCAGTTTACACAGAAAAGAAGCTTAAGGATGAAGAACGTGTTGGTTCTTTATACCTCTGCAGATCCAGAATGAGGAGAGCGTTATTCTTTTTCTGGTCGTATGGACTGTGACAGAGATTACTCGATATTCCTTCTACACATTCAACCTGCTCAACCATTTGCCATACTTCATTAAATGGGCCAGGTGGAGATGTCTTGCACTTCAGTTTGTCATGGTTCTGTGCATGTTAGTTTCACGCATGCTGAGCTAACACACAGGAGAGCAGATGTTTGAGCTTTGATTATGTGTCAGCAGAGTGCAAACTGGTTGCTTTCTGTACTTGAGGTTATTGttaatcagttttaaaatgttaaaaaaaaatagttgataTTTTTGGATGTGATTTGTTCCTCGCTTTCTGTGTCTTGTGGTCTAAACtctgttttaatttactttcatatttcttccttatttttggAGTCGCCATTTAACTTACAGTATGACTCCTCGAGATCCTTCTGAATGCGATGCCTAAAATTAAGCACATACGAGTCTTTGTAGACTTAACATCTTTGAAATAATGGGAGCTGCTGtcacttattttaaatatattatattactACATAAGAAGTTGTGCTCTATCAGAGCTTTTGTAACGTTATATTAATGTAGTGACACTAAATATTGACATAGTTTAGCCCACATAAAATGTGTGTTCTGTATCAAAACTGCTTTGATTTTGAAACACAATTGAGGTCTGTCACTATAGCAGATAAATTACAGACACGGCGTTCTTATCAGGAGGTTCAACTGGAGGAGTAACTTTCTATGTAGATATAGTTCAAGTCGGACTTCCActgttagaaagaaaatatcttacCTACATTCAGCTTGGGTGATATGTTTATTTAATGATTTTGCATATCCTCCTTACTTGTGTTTTGTAGATAATGCAGTTCTGATGCTTCTAATGCACTTTTTTGATGTGTCCAATAATTATGTCCATTCTTAAAATACACGATTGTTTTTGCTAATACATAAGGTGGTAGGTTTGGTAAAGTCTAAGCACCAAACGTCAAACTTAGAATGAATCAGACCTGGTttcattaatgattttttttgtatgcttcAGAAGGAGAAATACATTCAGAAAGTACTATATTGACAATTATGCTTTTTGCCATCAAGTCAGTGGTTCTCGAATGGtagaatttttgtttccttataaTATGCAATAGGAGATCTGCCATTCTCCCAGGAGAGATGTGTGATGAAATATGgaaacaaagtatttgaaaatgtattatcTTTTCATGGAGTTCAAAATAGCCTATCAAGATTTGCAGAGAATCAAGCCGCACAACGGAGCATAAATTCAGTACTACCAAGGAGCTGAACTTTTCTGATCTTTAacttatttaataattttaaaacatttaccTGTCCACAGGCAATGGCAATGGTACAGGTATGATCTAAATTTTAGCTTAGAATATTtactctgtgtttgttttttttttcgCTACACAGAGACAACCTGCGTGTAAGTCATGGCATTAGTGCCTACGTATACCTCATGTATCCGCTCCCTGACCTATGAGTCCTCTAAGCCCTTTGGCTCCTAAGAGGATTTCACATTCAGCTGCTGCCATTTTggatctcttctttttttggtCATGGAATGTACACAGTACACTTCTTACACACTCCGTGTGATAGCTCTCATTGCTGTTCCCCCATGTGAGCTCCAGAGCTGTTGCTCTGAAGAGCCTAAATCTACATGATGCACTGTACATATGGACAACAGAAACCCTGctgattacatttttcattttgtctgcaCTTATGTGACCTATGGCATTCAAgccacattttctttaaaatcagtgCATTTGCCCTTTATTTGAACAtgttttgcatattttgaaATGGATCTGATACATTTTTGgctctctcattttctttcattttttagttTCTGTTAATGGTTAGTGTTACTACTACCACTATCAGTGTTACTACTACTGCTTCTTCAGTTTCCCAAGTGCCCATTGGTAAAACAGGCTTCAGATATTTCTCGCCATTTCCAGtttcttcaaataatttatGATAAATAGCATTGACCTAGTGTGCATGTGCTGTGGCAAGGATACATAGGATTGTCTGAATTTGGGATCCAGTTCAGGTCTTAGTCCCATCTCTGACAACAGAGGCAAGATCAGTAAATGAAGAagtacatatttaaaaaaagcaacagtattGGAGAGTACAAATTTGGAGAATGATTTTTGACTATTTAGTATGGGGCAGACGTGCACAAATTctgatatttctcttttttaaataaaaagacataGTAATGCATtctttgtaaacaaaaataactctATCAAAAGTAACTGAAGTTGTTATTCTGTGACTTCTCAGGATATGGTCCTTGATTTTAGTGTAGGAACTACTCCAACCTACTGCTGTGCCACTAATAGTAGCAAGACCAATTTTAAATTCATGAGGAATTTCTCAcaaggtgtttttcttttctttctttttttttttttttaatgcagatacaacttttttatcattttgtatCCTGCTGGAGTTGCAGGTGAACTGCTGACTATATATGCTGCTTTACCTTATGtcaagaaaacaggaatgtaTTCACTGAGACTTCCCAACAAATACAATGTCTCCTTTGACTACTATTACTTCCTTATTATTGTCATGTTCTCCTATATACCATGTAAGTATTAATTAACTTTAATAGTACTAACAATGTAATAATCAGTCATCATCAATGCagacagcacagcctgcagttAAATTTCCTAGATGACTTCTACTCTAAAAGCCTGCTTTCTGTTGTTCCAAGTGTTGCTGTGCATTGTTTAAACcaaaattttactttctgttatCTACTTCAGAACATCTCAAAAggttcactgaaaaaaaaaattctaagatcgtggatgaggaaaaatactttcttcttaaATACAGAAGTGTCTGTAGTTGTCTCTGAGAAATTCTAGTGCCTCTGCTGCTTTGAAGCAATGACTTAAAAATTTTCTTGCAAGATTCGAGATTTGCCTTCTTCTTATTGCTATTAGTATCCATTTATGTGTAAGCTTTGAAAATCACCATTTGAGCATGCTTTGGAAAAACCTGAAACAAAATTCTACAAGATTTCAAGctagaaacaaaggaagagattAGGGGGATGCATTGAGGAGcaggaaaactgaagttaaaaggAGCTGTGTTGTGCATCCATAAAATGTATTCTTCGAGAAACTGGCTAAAAATTCTGTACTTTGACTGCGTGGATAAGctataagtttttttttgttgcaagAAGTCATGGAGGCCAGTAAGAGAGATTTATATGAGTAAACAAAAGTTATCATAGCTTACTAACAGTTTTACAGATGTCTGCATAACTTCATGCTTCAGGAATAAATCCAATTTTCTATGCATTAAAGATAATGATCAAATGAATCAGAAGAACGGTAATATAGTAGGTCCAGGAGAAGGACAGAGCTTCTCACACTTGGACAAGTAGGGGAAATTTGGATCCTCCTCAAAATCTGTGTTCAAACATACTTTCCTTAGCACAGGTTTGAAGACTTCAGGTGCTGCTAACAAATGGCTCAAACAAAGAAATTTTGAAGGGAAGATCCATAAAAACAGTATTCGTTCAGAGGACACTGTCTGTCTTTTGAGTAATTACTCTTTCAAACTCTCTGAGAATTTCACGACTCGCTGTTGTTTGCCTTGACCAGCTGTGGCACATTGTGCCATAATTTTTACTTGGttcttcattctgaaaaagtgtatttttccaTAATGTGAtctgctgatgttttttttcatctaatttgctttcttttatgcttTGATCAAGTATTTCCACAACTCTACTTACACATGCTGCGGCAGAGAAGAAAGGTGCTTCATGGAGAAGTGATTGTAGAAAAGGACGATTGAATCGAGCCATGTAACTATGGTgcttttaatggaaaaacaagggtaaaaaaaacaaaacttcctgtgatttttctgaGTCCAAGTTTTAAAACATGGAACAAGAATAAACAACTGTGTATAAAATAACATGGACTGTATTATTTATACCATTAATACATCATCAGATTACCTTTTCATTTCTGGAttcactttgatttttaattgttcatttcttcaaacatattgttttcttattttcaataGGTTGACAAATAGCTTTAACAAATTGAATAGTTTGCTAATGTGCTTTCTATTGTGAAAGGTTTGTTATGACCTGTAGTCCTCATCAAGAGCAGAAGGAGAGCTGATGAGCTGTATTGGAAGTGTGTCTTCTGGAAAACAGAGCATAAATTAGGTAATGATGTGTTTCATAGGCTAGGGGGCTTAAATGTTATTTAAGTTGTACTTTAAATTATACCTTTACAATTATAAGTACTCTTAGTGTGTTCAACATTCTTTGAGTTACAAGATCACACTGTAGAATTCCAGAAGGATTTTTGAAA
This genomic interval carries:
- the HACD1 gene encoding very-long-chain (3R)-3-hydroxyacyl-CoA dehydratase 1, which produces MASSEEDGSGNGSVEEKENGKKRSLGALATAWLIFYNIAMTAGWLVLGIAMARFYIQRGTHRGLFRSVQKILKFFQTFALLEVVHCAVGIVHTSVLVTGVQVSSRIFMVWFIAHSIKQIQNEESVILFLVVWTVTEITRYSFYTFNLLNHLPYFIKWARYNFFIILYPAGVAGELLTIYAALPYVKKTGMYSLRLPNKYNVSFDYYYFLIIVMFSYIPLFPQLYLHMLRQRRKVLHGEVIVEKDD